One segment of Theobroma cacao cultivar B97-61/B2 chromosome 9, Criollo_cocoa_genome_V2, whole genome shotgun sequence DNA contains the following:
- the LOC18588281 gene encoding uncharacterized protein LOC18588281, translating into MCTSPDINTPLFCALLLSLLFSFPKTMSLVFERNDNTNSIRRSGFIHGMECISVYGSPEEKNEGRRGLSSADEREEEDSRSCSSSSIGRNSDVSDGSSSDGEDSTEAEAQSELKGPLDTMDALEEVLPVRRGISKFYNGKSKSFTSLADAAAASSIKDFAKPDNPYNKKRKNLLAHSSLLFKNHNHPLRSSGSEISKRLTNSSRSTVALGTTLGSSDSNSISSLPSTCLPPLHPQCKKSTTIRSSSPTTRPNPPCRSFSLSDLQFVAAATPNITGLAVHSGDKDKKLR; encoded by the exons ATGTGCACTTCACCAGATATTAATACCCCACTCTTTTGCGCTCTCTTACTTTCTCTGCTCTTTTCATTTCCCAAAACGATGTCTCTTGTTTTCGAAAGGAATGACAATACTAATTCAATCAGACGCTCAGGGTTTATCCACGGGATGGAGTGTATCTCGGTCTATGGTTCGCCAGAGGAGAAAAACGAGGGCCGGAGGGGGTTGTCGTCGGCGGATGAGAGAGAAGAGGAGGATTCGAGGTCTTGTAGTTCGTCGTCAATCGGAAGGAATAGTGATGTTTCCGATGGATCATCATCGGATGGTGAAGATTCAACGGAGGCTGAAGCGCAAAGCGAGCTTAAAGGACCTTTGGATACCATGGATGCTCTAGAGGAGGTTTTGCCTGTGAG AAGAGGCATATCCAAGTTTTATAATGGCAAATCAAAGTCCTTCACAAGTCTTGCTGACGCAGCTGCTGCTTCCTCCATTAAAGATTTTGCAAAGCCGGACAATCCTTATAATAAGAAACGGAAGAACTTATTAGCTCATAGTTCTTTGTTGTTCAAGAATCACAATCATCCTTTGAGAAGCAGTGGAAGTGAGATATCAAAGAGATTAACTAATTCAAGTCGAAGCACTGTGGCTCTTGGAACCACCCTGGGCAGCTCTGACTCCAACTCAATCTCGTCTTTGCCATCTACCTGTCTTCCACCTTTGCATCCACAGTGTAAAAAATCAACTACCATCAGATCATCATCACCAACTACTCGACCAAACCCTCCTTGTCGGTCTTTCTCCTTGTCTGATCTACAGTTTGTCGCTGCTGCAACTCCTAACATAACTGGTTTAGCTGTTCATAGTGGAGACAAGGACAAAAAACTGCGCTGA
- the LOC18588282 gene encoding uncharacterized protein LOC18588282, with product MAPPSFVSQEEFNVFHTIDRKLYTLLVINLWRDPVESMQVIALWLWLERVGFKNVVQKILSLPYILTNELADEAVTCLDVINNDQLASLSEGNDIPLMQSLIDRDLSLQFFNKHRLIATQGIARIVNEVCIRALRDIMQHAIERNATRSLADSQKVMSHSLQQPTVQPGLPQVGFGPGADVELPWTQESEVPPDDRTMFVTFSKGYPVHEWEVREFFTRAYGDCIESLHMQEVPPDEQSLFARIVFRSESAIEIILSGMSKAKFTINGKHVWARKFVPKRLKPSLPAAPPVNLPV from the coding sequence ATGGCTCCTCCATCTTTTGTTTCACAAGAGGAATTCAATGTGTTTCATACGATTGATCGGAAGCTATACACTCTGCTCGTTATCAACCTTTGGCGGGATCCCGTAGAGTCTATGCAGGTTATAGCCCTATGGCTCTGGCTGGAGAGGGTGGGCTTCAAAAATGTTGTGCAGAAGATATTGTCCTTGCCTTATATATTGACAAATGAACTTGCAGATGAGGCAGTCACATGCCTCGACGTTATTAACAATGACCAATTAGCTTCCTTGTCCGAGGGCAACGATATCCCTTTGATGCAAAGCCTGATCGACAGAGATCTCTCTCTCCAATTCTTTAATAAACACCGGCTGATTGCAACTCAAGGTATTGCAAGAATTGTTAATGAAGTATGTATCAGAGCGTTAAGGGACATTATGCAACATGCCATCGAAAGAAATGCTACCCGAAGCTTAGCTGATAGCCAGAAAGTAATGTCACATTCTTTACAGCAACCGACGGTTCAGCCCGGATTACCTCAGGTGGGGTTTGGTCCAGGTGCTGATGTGGAACTACCTTGGACCCAAGAATCTGAAGTTCCACCCGACGACAGGACTATGTTTGTTACATTCTCTAAGGGCTACCCTGTACATGAATGGGAAGTCAGAGAATTCTTCACCAGGGCTTATGGGGATTGCATAGAGTCCTTGCACATGCAAGAAGTTCCGCCTGACGAGCAATCGCTCTTTGCTCGCATTGTTTTTCGCTCAGAATCAGCCATTGAAATCATCCTTAGCGGTATGAGCAAAGCAAAATTTACTATCAATGGGAAGCATGTGTGGGCTCGGAAATTTGTGCCAAAACGTCTCAAGCCTTCATTGCCAGCAGCACCACCAGTGAATTTGCCAGTTTGA